From the Alphaproteobacteria bacterium genome, one window contains:
- the mtnK gene encoding S-methyl-5-thioribose kinase, producing the protein MTETVTTAYRVLDEAALRALLAGVPHVAAVLGGTPAAWSVCEVGDGNLNQVFLVKGPAGGVCAKQALPYVRAAGESWPLKPIRAFYEYCCMMAHGPHAAGHAPDVYHFEPALYLIVMELLQPHIIMRRGMIAGTRYPCFAAHIGDYMARTLFFTSDLALRAAEKKAQMTIFCGNTELCKITEDLIFTDPYTACDRNRWTSPQLDGIAAAFRGDAALKAAVSELKLRFMADAQALLHGDLHTGSVMVTETDTRVIDPEFAFYGPMGFDVGAVIGNLLINYFAQDGHATADDPRDAYQAWVLQTVRDVWTGFAAKFAALWETDRTGGAYPRALFEDAGDRDALRAARRAYMAALYRDTLRFGAAKMIRRILGFAHNIDLDWIADADMRALCETRCLRLARAMLVEPQRFGSIDVLTDAAVRTRSTITSLTGT; encoded by the coding sequence ATGACCGAGACCGTGACGACGGCCTATCGCGTTCTCGACGAAGCGGCGCTGCGCGCCTTGCTGGCCGGTGTGCCGCATGTCGCCGCCGTGCTGGGCGGCACACCGGCGGCCTGGTCGGTGTGCGAGGTCGGCGACGGCAACCTGAACCAGGTGTTCCTGGTCAAGGGGCCGGCCGGCGGCGTCTGCGCCAAGCAGGCGCTGCCCTATGTGCGCGCGGCCGGCGAGAGCTGGCCGCTGAAGCCGATCCGCGCGTTCTACGAATATTGCTGCATGATGGCGCACGGCCCGCATGCCGCCGGCCACGCCCCCGACGTCTATCACTTCGAGCCGGCGCTCTACCTGATCGTGATGGAGCTGCTGCAGCCGCATATCATCATGCGCCGCGGCATGATCGCCGGCACGCGCTATCCGTGCTTCGCCGCCCACATCGGCGATTACATGGCGCGCACGCTGTTCTTCACCTCCGACCTAGCGTTGCGCGCGGCGGAGAAGAAGGCGCAGATGACCATCTTCTGCGGCAACACCGAGCTGTGCAAGATCACCGAGGACCTTATCTTCACCGACCCGTACACCGCCTGCGACCGCAACCGCTGGACCAGCCCGCAGCTGGACGGAATCGCGGCGGCGTTCCGCGGCGACGCGGCGCTGAAGGCGGCGGTTTCGGAGCTGAAGCTGCGCTTCATGGCCGACGCGCAGGCGCTGCTGCACGGCGACCTGCACACCGGCTCGGTGATGGTGACCGAGACCGACACGCGGGTGATCGATCCGGAGTTCGCCTTCTACGGGCCGATGGGCTTTGACGTCGGTGCGGTGATCGGCAACCTGCTGATCAACTATTTCGCCCAGGACGGCCACGCCACGGCCGACGATCCGCGCGACGCCTACCAGGCCTGGGTGCTGCAGACGGTGCGCGACGTCTGGACCGGCTTCGCCGCCAAATTCGCCGCGTTGTGGGAGACCGACCGCACCGGCGGCGCCTATCCGCGCGCGCTGTTCGAGGACGCCGGCGACCGGGACGCGCTGCGGGCGGCGCGCCGCGCCTACATGGCCGCGCTGTACCGCGACACGCTGCGTTTCGGCGCGGCCAAGATGATCCGCCGCATCCTCGGCTTCGCTCACAACATCGATCTCGACTGGATCGCCGACGCCGACATGCGCGCGCTGTGCGAGACGCGCTGCCTGCGGCTGGCCCGCGCCATGCTGGTCGAGCCGCAGCGTTTCGGCTCGATCGATGTCCTGACCGACGCCGCGGTGCGAACGCGAAGCACGATCACCAGCCTGACAGGAACATGA
- a CDS encoding BtpA/SgcQ family protein produces the protein MAAARFPFRDKTIVGMAHFPPLPGAPFYDRAGGMARIVDSIVADVAALQDGGIDAIMFGNEGDRPYTTGAPVESVAAMAAVIGQVKPMLRVPFGVNYLWNPKATVALGAATGAAFGREIMTGAYASDMGLWVPDAMAAMRLRAELGRDDFALIFNINAEFASSLDTRPIAVRAKSAVFSACADIVAVSGPMTGQGVDASDLAAVKEALPGTPVFANTGVRADTVAEILKVADGCVVGTALKVGGDTWNPVDADRVKAFMAAVERAR, from the coding sequence ATGGCCGCTGCCCGTTTTCCCTTCCGCGACAAGACCATCGTCGGCATGGCGCATTTCCCGCCGCTGCCCGGCGCGCCGTTCTACGACCGGGCCGGCGGAATGGCCCGGATCGTCGACTCCATCGTCGCCGACGTCGCCGCGCTGCAGGACGGCGGCATCGATGCGATCATGTTCGGCAACGAGGGCGACCGGCCCTACACCACCGGCGCACCGGTGGAATCGGTGGCGGCGATGGCGGCGGTGATCGGCCAGGTCAAGCCGATGCTGCGGGTGCCGTTCGGCGTCAACTATCTGTGGAACCCGAAGGCGACCGTGGCGCTGGGTGCCGCCACCGGCGCCGCCTTCGGCCGCGAGATCATGACCGGCGCCTATGCCAGCGACATGGGGCTGTGGGTGCCGGATGCAATGGCGGCGATGCGGCTGCGCGCCGAGCTGGGCCGCGACGACTTCGCCTTGATCTTCAACATCAACGCCGAATTCGCCTCGTCGCTGGACACGCGGCCGATCGCGGTGCGGGCGAAGAGCGCGGTGTTCTCCGCCTGCGCCGACATCGTCGCCGTCTCCGGCCCGATGACCGGCCAGGGCGTCGACGCCTCGGACCTCGCCGCGGTGAAGGAGGCGCTGCCCGGCACGCCGGTGTTCGCCAACACCGGAGTCCGCGCCGATACGGTGGCCGAGATCCTCAAGGTCGCCGACGGCTGCGTGGTCGGCACAGCGCTCAAGGTCGGCGGCGACACCTGGAACCCGGTCGACGCGGACAGGGTGAAAGCGTTCATGGCCGCAGTGGAGCGCGCGCGGTGA
- a CDS encoding FGGY family carbohydrate kinase, producing MTLLIGIDIGTTSTIGILIDGAGNALATARRETDLHSDHANWAEEEPAQWWDNTCAVIRALVAAADRPVAAIGVTGMVPALVLLDAEGRVLRRSIQQNDARAVAEIAAMQAECDGDAFFAATGGSVNQQLVGPKLRWLEVHEPDVFARIATAFGSYDYIAWRLSGAQSVERNWALESGLYDVRTRAFAADLLALGHAQAAWLPPIRDAHEAIGAVTAEAAAATGLAAGTPVVAGCADHVASAFVAGVVDDGDLLVKFGGAGDILLATQALKPDPRLFVDYHIVPGLHLTNGCMAASGSVLKWIAREFGRDTMGYAELDALAASTPPGADGLILLPYFLGEKTPLHDPHARGTLVGLGLHHRLGHVWRAALEGVVYGFRHHLAVFDEMGLAVKRVVSSNGGSESAVWLQIAADCLGHPVTHVAKHPGSCLGAAYVAGVGVGAFADYAQVGQYVEPGRTYTPRPAFAAVYDHGYGRFRETYERLRPMYPRLSIAR from the coding sequence ATGACCCTGCTGATCGGCATCGACATCGGCACCACCTCGACGATCGGCATCCTGATCGACGGGGCGGGCAACGCGTTGGCGACCGCGCGGCGCGAGACCGACCTGCACTCGGACCACGCCAACTGGGCGGAGGAAGAGCCGGCGCAGTGGTGGGACAACACCTGTGCGGTGATCCGCGCGCTGGTCGCCGCGGCCGACCGGCCGGTCGCCGCGATCGGCGTCACCGGCATGGTGCCGGCGCTGGTGCTGCTCGATGCCGAGGGAAGGGTGCTGCGCCGCTCGATCCAGCAGAACGACGCGCGCGCCGTCGCCGAGATCGCGGCGATGCAGGCGGAATGCGATGGCGATGCGTTCTTCGCAGCGACCGGTGGCAGCGTCAACCAGCAGCTGGTCGGGCCGAAGCTGCGCTGGCTGGAGGTGCACGAGCCGGACGTGTTCGCACGCATCGCCACGGCATTCGGCTCCTACGACTACATCGCCTGGCGCCTGAGCGGCGCGCAGAGCGTGGAGCGCAACTGGGCGCTGGAATCGGGCCTCTACGACGTGCGTACCCGCGCGTTCGCGGCCGATCTGCTGGCGCTCGGCCATGCGCAGGCCGCCTGGCTGCCGCCGATCCGCGACGCGCACGAGGCGATCGGCGCGGTGACGGCGGAAGCGGCCGCCGCGACCGGGCTGGCCGCGGGCACGCCGGTGGTCGCCGGCTGTGCCGACCACGTCGCCTCCGCCTTCGTTGCCGGCGTGGTCGACGACGGCGACCTGCTGGTCAAGTTCGGCGGTGCCGGCGACATCCTGCTCGCCACCCAGGCGCTCAAGCCGGACCCGCGGCTGTTCGTCGATTACCACATCGTGCCCGGCCTGCACCTGACCAACGGCTGCATGGCGGCCAGCGGCAGCGTCCTGAAATGGATCGCGCGCGAGTTCGGCCGCGACACGATGGGCTATGCCGAGCTGGACGCGTTGGCGGCTTCGACGCCGCCGGGCGCCGACGGCCTGATCCTGCTGCCCTACTTCCTCGGCGAGAAGACGCCGCTGCACGACCCGCATGCCCGCGGCACGCTGGTCGGCCTCGGCCTGCACCACCGGCTCGGCCATGTCTGGCGCGCCGCGCTCGAAGGCGTGGTCTACGGCTTCCGCCACCATCTCGCGGTGTTCGACGAGATGGGCCTGGCGGTGAAGCGCGTGGTCAGCTCCAACGGCGGCTCCGAGAGCGCGGTGTGGCTGCAGATCGCCGCCGACTGCCTCGGCCACCCGGTCACCCATGTGGCGAAGCACCCCGGCTCCTGTTTGGGCGCCGCCTATGTCGCCGGCGTCGGCGTCGGTGCGTTCGCGGACTACGCCCAGGTCGGGCAGTATGTCGAACCGGGCCGCACCTACACGCCCAGGCCGGCGTTCGCCGCGGTCTACGACCACGGCTACGGCCGCTTCCGCGAGACCTACGAGCGGCTGCGGCCGATGTACCCGCGGCTGTCGATCGCCCGCTGA